In the genome of Pelagibacterium nitratireducens, one region contains:
- a CDS encoding 3'(2'),5'-bisphosphate nucleotidase CysQ — MPTTVPQGIKDDIKLLKSAAVHAGIIALGFFRTDMRTWTKNITSPVSEADIAVDNFLSGALRAARPDYGWLSEETADSPARLEHRRIFIVDPIDGTRGYIRGEDSWTISLAVVEDGVAVAGVVYAPARDEMYVGGLGLGATCNDVPLQAEHARSESPLIPAPAAVHHELATLGLSYTKGPAYPSLAYRLVQVAAGKLDAAVARRGAQDWDIAGADIILSEAGARFEDVCLGTPRYNGADTRHAALAATADISLLSPLCDALRVVYGCPQPDSDNPEPQA, encoded by the coding sequence ATGCCCACCACTGTCCCCCAGGGCATTAAAGACGACATCAAGCTGCTTAAATCGGCAGCGGTCCATGCGGGGATCATCGCGCTCGGTTTTTTCAGAACCGACATGCGAACCTGGACAAAAAATATCACATCTCCCGTTTCGGAAGCCGATATCGCGGTCGACAATTTTCTGTCCGGCGCCCTGCGGGCCGCGCGCCCCGATTACGGGTGGCTTAGCGAGGAAACCGCAGACTCCCCTGCTCGCCTTGAACATCGACGCATTTTCATCGTCGATCCCATCGACGGGACGCGCGGATATATACGCGGGGAAGACAGCTGGACGATTTCGCTGGCCGTTGTCGAAGACGGAGTCGCGGTCGCCGGTGTCGTCTATGCGCCGGCGCGCGATGAGATGTATGTGGGCGGGCTGGGCCTGGGGGCGACGTGCAACGACGTGCCATTGCAAGCCGAGCACGCGCGTTCGGAATCTCCCCTCATTCCGGCACCGGCCGCTGTGCATCACGAACTCGCCACCCTCGGGCTGAGCTATACAAAAGGCCCGGCCTATCCTTCTCTTGCCTACCGGCTGGTGCAAGTGGCCGCCGGCAAACTCGATGCGGCGGTTGCACGGCGCGGTGCCCAGGATTGGGATATCGCGGGCGCCGACATCATCCTTTCGGAAGCAGGCGCGCGGTTTGAGGACGTCTGTCTGGGCACCCCGCGCTACAACGGCGCCGATACGCGCCACGCGGCGCTTGCCGCGACGGCCGACATTTCACTATTATCGCCCTTGTGCGATGCCTTGCGCGTCGTTTATGGCTGCCCGCAACCCGATTCCGACAATCCAGAACCACAGGCTTAA
- a CDS encoding DUF4170 domain-containing protein, with translation MSEAPAKQLLHLVIGGEMSALEGVEFKNLDEVDIVGVYPNYASAYAVWKQKAQMTVDNAEMRYFIVHMHKLLDPAQPS, from the coding sequence ATGAGCGAAGCACCGGCCAAACAATTGCTCCACCTCGTCATCGGCGGAGAGATGTCCGCTCTGGAGGGCGTCGAGTTCAAAAATCTCGATGAAGTCGATATCGTGGGTGTCTATCCCAATTATGCTTCGGCCTATGCGGTCTGGAAACAGAAGGCGCAGATGACCGTGGATAATGCCGAGATGCGCTATTTCATCGTGCACATGCACAAGCTGCTGGATCCGGCCCAACCCAGCTGA
- a CDS encoding DUF2093 domain-containing protein, with product MNILDSGFAPSEAKIRYLDADYVVVKPGTFVRCAITNAPIPIEDLAYWSVDRQEAYVDAQAAFTAYQRSIGEK from the coding sequence ATGAACATTCTCGATTCCGGTTTTGCGCCGTCCGAAGCCAAGATACGCTATCTCGATGCCGACTATGTCGTCGTCAAGCCGGGCACCTTCGTGCGCTGCGCGATCACCAACGCGCCCATCCCTATCGAGGATCTGGCCTATTGGAGTGTGGACAGGCAGGAGGCTTACGTCGACGCACAGGCGGCCTTTACGGCCTACCAACGGTCCATCGGCGAGAAATAG
- the xseA gene encoding exodeoxyribonuclease VII large subunit — protein sequence MSDNQSNAFEFTVSEISQAVKRTVEDQFGYVRVRGEISGFRGQHSSGHCYFTLKDDAAAMDAVVWKGSYSRLAFKPQEGLEVIATGRLTTYPRSSKYQIVIENIEPAGAGALMALLEERRKKFIAEGLFAPERKKELPYLPRVIGVVTSPTGAVIRDILHRLDDRFPSHVIVWPVRVQGDTCAPEVTAAIDGFNAFSPDGPVPRPDLLIVARGGGSIEDLWGFNEESVVRAVARSEIPVISAVGHETDITLIDYVADRRAPTPTGAAEMAVPVRGELIAYVEDLGSRQRMAARRIAANLKDRLRAASAGLPRAADLVSTQRQRLDMATARLSSGLRAAQHTKAMDHQRVAGRLAIGLLRQRLDAAANRLQTASTRGRHGLQTRAGRARVAFSPIASRLRPGLLTTPIAQGRRHLDAISNRMDPAFIRIAETRRARLDGLSKLLSSVSYHQVLARGFALVTDAGGNLVRASDDVKPGDALTIDVAQGSIAATVSGAPPIPRRKPRSEDGGGEQESLF from the coding sequence ATGAGCGATAATCAGTCCAACGCCTTCGAATTTACCGTTTCCGAAATCTCCCAGGCGGTCAAACGCACCGTCGAGGACCAGTTCGGCTATGTGCGGGTGCGCGGGGAAATCTCCGGCTTTCGCGGTCAGCACAGTTCGGGCCATTGCTATTTTACCCTGAAAGACGATGCCGCCGCCATGGATGCGGTGGTCTGGAAGGGCAGCTATTCGCGCCTTGCCTTCAAGCCACAGGAAGGGCTGGAGGTCATTGCAACCGGGCGGCTGACCACATATCCGCGCTCGTCAAAATATCAGATTGTCATTGAAAACATTGAGCCCGCCGGCGCTGGCGCGCTCATGGCACTGCTCGAGGAGCGGCGGAAAAAGTTCATTGCCGAGGGTCTGTTTGCGCCCGAACGCAAGAAGGAACTTCCCTATCTGCCGCGGGTGATCGGGGTTGTGACCTCTCCGACCGGTGCCGTGATCCGCGACATTCTGCACCGCCTCGATGATCGCTTTCCTTCCCACGTCATCGTCTGGCCGGTTCGGGTGCAAGGCGACACCTGTGCACCCGAAGTGACCGCCGCTATCGATGGCTTCAATGCGTTCTCGCCCGATGGCCCGGTCCCTCGGCCTGATCTTCTGATCGTCGCGCGCGGTGGTGGCTCGATCGAGGATCTTTGGGGTTTCAACGAGGAGAGTGTGGTCCGTGCCGTCGCGCGCTCGGAAATCCCGGTCATATCGGCCGTCGGGCATGAAACAGATATCACGCTTATTGATTATGTTGCCGACAGGCGTGCGCCCACGCCCACGGGCGCGGCCGAAATGGCCGTGCCGGTGCGTGGCGAATTGATCGCCTATGTCGAAGATCTCGGTTCGCGCCAGCGTATGGCCGCACGCCGCATCGCGGCCAATCTCAAAGACCGTCTCCGGGCCGCGTCGGCTGGACTGCCGCGGGCCGCTGACCTGGTGTCCACCCAGCGCCAGCGCCTCGATATGGCAACGGCAAGATTGAGCTCTGGCTTGCGTGCCGCTCAGCACACCAAGGCCATGGATCACCAGCGCGTTGCTGGGCGGCTTGCCATCGGTCTGCTGCGCCAGAGGCTCGATGCCGCCGCCAATCGGCTGCAAACCGCGAGCACGCGCGGGCGCCATGGCTTGCAGACAAGGGCAGGGCGTGCGCGGGTGGCGTTTTCGCCCATCGCCAGCCGTTTGCGCCCGGGTCTTTTGACGACACCGATCGCTCAGGGACGCCGCCATCTCGATGCAATCTCCAACCGCATGGATCCGGCCTTCATCCGCATCGCGGAGACCCGAAGGGCCAGGCTCGACGGGCTGTCTAAGTTGCTGTCGTCGGTCAGCTATCATCAGGTGCTGGCCCGGGGGTTCGCTCTCGTCACCGATGCCGGCGGCAATCTCGTGCGTGCGTCCGATGACGTCAAACCCGGTGATGCACTGACAATTGACGTGGCGCAGGGCTCGATTGCTGCAACCGTTTCCGGTGCGCCCCCGATTCCGCGCAGGAAGCCGCGCTCGGAAGACGGCGGTGGCGAACAGGAAAGTCTGTTTTGA